The following coding sequences are from one Lolium rigidum isolate FL_2022 chromosome 6, APGP_CSIRO_Lrig_0.1, whole genome shotgun sequence window:
- the LOC124666463 gene encoding germin-like protein 5-1 isoform X1, translating into MMARSCSSLFLAAVAVALVLAVPSLASDPDNLQDICVADLNSELKLNGFPCKANATAEDFFSGILAKPGATNTTSGSIVTSANVEKVPGLNTLGVSLSRIDYAPGGLNPPHTHPRATELVFVLSGELDVGFITTANKLFAKTISEGDVFAFPRGLVHFQKNSGDKPAAVISAFNSQLPGTQSIAMTLFGASPEVPDDVLAKAFQIGTEEVDKIKSKFAPKS; encoded by the exons ATGATGGCCCGGTCTTGCTCTTCCCTGTTTctcgcggcggtggcggtggcactTGTCCTCGCGGTGCCGTCGCTCGCCAGCGACCCCGACAACCTCCAGGACATCTGCGTCGCCGATCTCAACTCAG AGCTCAAGCTGAACGGGTTCCCGTGCAAGGCGAACGCCACGGCGGAGGACTTCTTCAGCGGCATCCTTGCCAAGCCCGGCGCCACCAATACCACCTCCGGCTCCATCGTCACCAGCGCCAACGTCGAGAAGGTGCCCGGCCTCAACACCCTCGGCGTCTCTCTCTCTCGCATCGACTACGCCCCCGGCGGCCTCAACCCGCCGCACACCCACCCGCGCGCCACTGAGCTCgtcttcgtcctctccggcgagctcgacgtcggcttcatcaccaCCGCCAACAAGCTCTTCGCCAAGACCATCAGCGAGGGCGACGTCTTCGCCTTCCCGCGGGGCCTCGTGCACTTCCAGAAGAACAGCGGCGACAAGCCCGCCGCCGTCATCTCCGCCTTCAACAGCCAGCTCCCCGGCACGCAGTCCATCGCCATGACGCTCTTCGGGGCCTCCCCGGAGGTTCCCGACGACGTGCTCGCCAAGGCCTTCCAGATCGGCACCGAGGAGGTCGACAAGATCAAGTCCAAGTTTGCACCAAAGAGTTGA
- the LOC124666463 gene encoding germin-like protein 5-1 isoform X2, with amino-acid sequence MMARSCSSLFLAAVAVALVLAVPSLASDPDNLQDICVADLNSGMRKLKLNGFPCKANATAEDFFSGILAKPGATNTTSGSIVTSANVEKVPGLNTLGVSLSRIDYAPGGLNPPHTHPRATELVFVLSGELDVGFITTANKLFAKTISEGDVFAFPRGLVHFQKNSGDKPAAVISAFNSQLPGTQSIAMTLFGASPEVPDDVLAKAFQIGTEEVDKIKSKFAPKS; translated from the exons ATGATGGCCCGGTCTTGCTCTTCCCTGTTTctcgcggcggtggcggtggcactTGTCCTCGCGGTGCCGTCGCTCGCCAGCGACCCCGACAACCTCCAGGACATCTGCGTCGCCGATCTCAACTCAGGTATGCGCA AGCTCAAGCTGAACGGGTTCCCGTGCAAGGCGAACGCCACGGCGGAGGACTTCTTCAGCGGCATCCTTGCCAAGCCCGGCGCCACCAATACCACCTCCGGCTCCATCGTCACCAGCGCCAACGTCGAGAAGGTGCCCGGCCTCAACACCCTCGGCGTCTCTCTCTCTCGCATCGACTACGCCCCCGGCGGCCTCAACCCGCCGCACACCCACCCGCGCGCCACTGAGCTCgtcttcgtcctctccggcgagctcgacgtcggcttcatcaccaCCGCCAACAAGCTCTTCGCCAAGACCATCAGCGAGGGCGACGTCTTCGCCTTCCCGCGGGGCCTCGTGCACTTCCAGAAGAACAGCGGCGACAAGCCCGCCGCCGTCATCTCCGCCTTCAACAGCCAGCTCCCCGGCACGCAGTCCATCGCCATGACGCTCTTCGGGGCCTCCCCGGAGGTTCCCGACGACGTGCTCGCCAAGGCCTTCCAGATCGGCACCGAGGAGGTCGACAAGATCAAGTCCAAGTTTGCACCAAAGAGTTGA